In Apium graveolens cultivar Ventura unplaced genomic scaffold, ASM990537v1 ctg9008, whole genome shotgun sequence, a single genomic region encodes these proteins:
- the LOC141705537 gene encoding 1-aminocyclopropane-1-carboxylate oxidase homolog 1-like has translation MGDYVQSMIKLRATLSELLSEALGLSSDYLSRIECMKSEFLTWLYYPACPEPDLAFGAPRHSDPTFLTILLQDTIGGLQFLHQDHWVDVPPIPGALIAHIGDLMQIISNDKFKSADHRVLAHSDQIRVSAACFLYPSAKNLLKPYGPIMELMSDSNQPMYKEIVPLEYALYHQSRAMDGTPTLSHYKL, from the exons ATGGGAGATTATGTGCAGTCAATGATCAAACTGAGAGCGACCCTATCGGAATTGCTATCTGAAGCTTTAGGGTTAAGCAGTGACTATTTGTCGCGCATTGAATGCATGAAAAGTGAGTTCTTGACCTGGTTATATTATCCGGCTTGCCCTGAGCCTGATCTTGCCTTTGGAGCTCCACGGCATTCAGACCCTACATTTCTAACTATACTACTACAAGACACAATTGGTGGCCtccaatttcttcatcaagatcacTGGGTTGATGTTCCTCCAATTCCCGGTGCTCTGATAGCCCACATTGGAGATCTTATGCAG ATTATTTCAAACGACAAATTCAAAAGTGCAGATCATAGAGTACTGGCACACAGTGATCAAATAAGGGTATCAGCAGCATGTTTTCTGTATCCGAGTGCTAAGAACTTACTGAAGCCATACGGCCCGATAATGGAGCTTATGTCTGACAGCAACCAACCTATGTACAAGGAAATAGTGCCCTTGGAATATGCACTCTACCATCAGTCCAGAGCAATGGATGGTACACCAACGCTTTCTCACTATAAGCTATGA